The genomic DNA GCCAGCTCACTGCTGAGCGAACCGATAAAGAACTATGCCGAACGCCAGGCGAACGAGCGACTACCGGATTTTGACATCACGATTGGAAAACTCCACTTACAGCCGTTCCGGCTAGGAATTGGTGTGGAAGACCTCCATGTGCGGCTCCGGGCCAAACCGGATCCGCCATTGGCAGAGATCGCACAGGTGAAGGCCCACATCCGGTTTCTCCCTCTGTTCACCGGCAAGCTCGATGTCAACTTGCAGATCGAAGGCCCACAATTCTCCGCAACGAGCCAGCAAGTCGATTCGATTCTCCATACCTCCAAGCAGGAAGAGACCAAACAGAAGGCGGTGGCATGGCAGGACACCATGCGGAAGATGATGCCCATTCACGTGTCGCTGTCCCTCTCCAACGGCGCAGTCCGCTATCACAGTGACCCACATGTCGAACCTATCCAACTCCATCAACTTCAGATGACGGCGGCGAATGTCACCAATCGACCACCTGAAAACGAACCGTATCCATCGGAGCTCCGTGTGAAGGCTCATTTGGCTGATAATGCCGAAGTGGCCTTGAATAGCCATGTAGATTTGCTCGCCAAACCAAGCCCACGGATGGATGGAGACCTGAAAGTCCAGCATTTGACGCTTCCCACCTTGCGGCCGCTGGTGGAGGAATACAATGTCCAGCTTCGTCAAGGGGCTTTCGATATGACCGGTCATGTGAAGTATTCCTCTCCGACCACGGTTGTCGATATCCATGACTTTGTTCTTGAAAACGCCAAGGTCGACTACATCCACACAGCACCGACGAAAGATAAGGAAGCGCAACGTGCGAAGAAGGGTGCCGAGCACGTCAAGGACGTGCACAAAGACCCGTCCGTCGTCGTCAAAGTGTCGCATGGAAAGATTCTGCACAGCGATGTCGGATTCATCGATAAAGCCGCCTCGCCTGACTACCGTGTGTTTCTTTCCGACATGAATCTGGACCTCGAGAATTTCAGCAATCGACCAGAGGATGGTATGGGGAACATGAAACTCACCGGGAATTTTATGGGAAGCGGTCCGACGGTGGTCATCGGATCATTTCGGCCTGAGAAACCGAACCCGGACTTCACTGTGCAAGTCCGCATCGTCAAGACGCAGGTCACCGCGTTGAACAAACTGCTGGAAGCCTATGGCCAAATGGATGCCAAGCAGGGCACATTCGCGTTCTTCAGCGACATGAGGGTGAAGAACAACCGCATCGAGGGGTATGTCAAACCGTTCCTCAAAGACGTCGAAGTCTATGACCCGGAGCAAGATACAGATAAGCAAACACTGAAAAAACTCTATGAGGCCGTCGTCAATGGCGTACTGGACCTCTTCACAAGCCGTCCCACCGGGCAAGTCGCGACAGAAACGGATGTGTCAGGACCGGTCGAAAATCCGCACAGCAGCACATGGCAAATCCTTGAAAAACTCGTTCAAAATGCGTTCTTCAAGGCGATTCTTCCTGGATTCGAAGAGCGGAGAAATGTCTGACCTGTTTCTGAAGACCGCTGGACGGCCAGGCCCTTGTGCTGAGTCACCCCGGACGAAAGGGCTTGCATAAGTGCATATGGCATAAGTGCATATGGAATGACTTTGGCGAACCGCATCTCCGACCGTATCAAGGGCTCTGCCTAGTGGCCCATCCTCACTTACTTTAGCCATAATAAAAGCATGGAAGATGCTTCGTCCTCGGGCAAACAATCGAGTGTGTTTAACCGACTCGCGAATAGTTCCTCTCGATTGCTCGGCACCGCCGGCGCGTTCGGAATTGCAATAGCAATGGTCTTGATCTGGGCGATGAGCGGCCCCTTTTTCCATTTCAGCGATACCTGGGAATTGGTGATCAATACCGGCACGACCATTGTGACCTTCCTGATGGTTTTCCTTATCCAGAACACCCAGAATCGTGACAGCGCGGCAATCCAACTCAAGCTGGACGAAGTCATTCGTTCGACGAGAGGGGCTCATAATGCCATGTTGGACCTAGAGAAACTGTCCCAGGAGGACTTAGACAAAATACGATTGTTGTATGAGCAACTGGCCGACAAGGCGCGGCGAAATGACGCGCGCGGTGAAGCCATTCTGGGAACGCCGGTCATTCACACTGAAATCATGGAATGTCTCGAAGAAAAACGTGACACGAACGGAAGCAGTTCGCGCTACTGATGTCACTCTCGGTGTCAGTTCCTATCAAAGCCTCTCTACGATGAAATCCTACACGTAAGCCGCCGGTTATCAGTGAAAAAAGATGTGCTGCGATGACGGATCGTGCTGAATCTTCAATGTCAGGACGCTGGTGCTCAGGATATGTATGAGACTGGCGGATACTGCGGCTAGGGGAAAGACCAGTGGCCGGCAAGAGGGAGATTTTCTACTTTGTGGAGGGGAAACGATTAAGCATGCGACGAGGTACGAAGAAAGGCATGAGGAACCGCGCTGAGAGGCAGCTGTCTCACCGAATCGCGCCAAGAAACAGCGCTCCTATGTTGAAAGACCTAGAGGGCAGTATTGAAACGGCTGGCAGATTGACATGGGAATTCTTTCACCATATCCCCATCCAAGGCGCCCTCACAAGCGGCGCCGTAGGGCTGTACGTGGCGTCTGTTTTCGGGGTGGCTGAACTCACCGCCGCCGGCCTCACCACCTATGTCATGTATCGCATCTTTGCCTACAATGAGACGTTGCTTCAGGCGATTGAAAATATGATCAAATTTCAGAAAGGCGAGCTTCCATTTAAAGACGTTCCGGACAGCCATTCGTCAAGAACACATGCCTAGCAGCGACACAACGATGCAACCGCAGAGCAACTATGCTCAAGGGCAAGAATGAAGATATGCGTAGCGTCAGGTCGGGCGAAATCGTTGCTGAGTAGTGCGTACTGAACCTCGATATGCTTCCACGACGGAGGCATGCCTCCTCCTTATTGACATTCCTTTACCCCGAGCATGGAAGCATCTCTCGCCGCCTCTCTGGAAATTCTCCGGGATCTTTCTTCCACCTTCTCTGCCTCCCGTAGCTGTAAATTGTCCGTGGCATTAAGCTTTTATAGATGAGGGTCTTGCCTAGTGGCATCCCCGTCAATCTCAAATAGATTTATCTCTCTACAAAATGAGGAGGTTCACTATGTCGTTGCTTGAAGACATCACCAAAGGGCCTGCATCTACGGTATTGGTCGGCCTGGGCATTGCGATGGTGGCTCCCACCGTCATTCCGGCCGTCGCGTCCGGCCTACGCCCCCTCGCCAAAGCCTTGGTTCGGGGCGGATTGGTCCTCTATGACGCTGCAAAGGAAGGCGTAGCCGAGGCAGGCGAGCAGTTCAATGACTTAGTAGAAGAAACACGGGCCGAGATGAACCAAGAGGGGAAGCACGAGACACATGGTGGGAATGGCGAACACGGGGCGGCAGCCG from Nitrospira sp. includes the following:
- a CDS encoding Inner membrane protein YihY, formerly thought to be RNase BN, with the translated sequence MNLYRARKAHIAIFIGQSAPRQTKFPISFTRFDRNVLVAARVHAHPLPIRKESIRGAWILAIDPCGLSFAPPTSVKKWYQPKQLWPLLKVSAADWSHDHAPRLGAALAYYTIFSIVPLLIIIIAIIGLVFGQEAAQSAIMDQISRLVGPQSAAAIKDMIQRADQPSTGIISTIIATITLLMGAAGFFGQLKDALNTVWGIAPKEGRGIWGFVKDNLLSFATVVGTAFLLLVSLVISTGLAAVGKWFGNLLPLPEVVLQGCNLIFSLVVITALFALIFKVLPDAHIRWRDVWIGAALTAVLFTIGKFAIELYLGKSHIGSSYGAAGSLIVVLVWVYYSVQILLYGAEFTQVYANLMGHRIQPTEEATVVDSKKPQTVASQVETDMSLARDPKKATLSRWGGHWVIPVAIVGVLILTVLMASSLLSEPIKNYAERQANERLPDFDITIGKLHLQPFRLGIGVEDLHVRLRAKPDPPLAEIAQVKAHIRFLPLFTGKLDVNLQIEGPQFSATSQQVDSILHTSKQEETKQKAVAWQDTMRKMMPIHVSLSLSNGAVRYHSDPHVEPIQLHQLQMTAANVTNRPPENEPYPSELRVKAHLADNAEVALNSHVDLLAKPSPRMDGDLKVQHLTLPTLRPLVEEYNVQLRQGAFDMTGHVKYSSPTTVVDIHDFVLENAKVDYIHTAPTKDKEAQRAKKGAEHVKDVHKDPSVVVKVSHGKILHSDVGFIDKAASPDYRVFLSDMNLDLENFSNRPEDGMGNMKLTGNFMGSGPTVVIGSFRPEKPNPDFTVQVRIVKTQVTALNKLLEAYGQMDAKQGTFAFFSDMRVKNNRIEGYVKPFLKDVEVYDPEQDTDKQTLKKLYEAVVNGVLDLFTSRPTGQVATETDVSGPVENPHSSTWQILEKLVQNAFFKAILPGFEERRNV